The following proteins are encoded in a genomic region of Pikeienuella piscinae:
- a CDS encoding ABC transporter ATP-binding protein, with protein MGILAVQNVNKRFGGLQALNDVNLDVEASTVHAIIGPNGAGKSTLLNCFVGRLIPDTGSVIFDGVSLIGLKPHQINQAGVTRVFQTPEIFGDLTLLENVMIPAFAKRDGAFRPSLWSPLQGEREMREAAEEALVSVGMGAKRHEIANSLSRGDKRRLELAMALVQKPKLLLLDEPTAGMARADTNATIDLLKEIAQTGVTMVVIEHDMHVVFSLADRITVLAQGAPIVEDLPENIKGNPKVQEAYLGGAHL; from the coding sequence ATGGGCATTCTGGCGGTCCAGAACGTCAACAAGCGCTTCGGCGGATTGCAGGCGCTGAACGACGTGAATCTCGATGTCGAGGCGAGCACGGTCCACGCGATCATCGGGCCGAACGGGGCGGGCAAATCGACGCTCCTGAACTGTTTCGTCGGCAGGCTGATTCCGGACACCGGCTCGGTTATTTTCGACGGCGTATCGTTGATCGGGCTGAAGCCGCACCAGATCAATCAGGCCGGTGTGACGCGGGTTTTCCAGACGCCGGAGATATTCGGCGACCTCACGCTGCTGGAGAACGTGATGATCCCCGCCTTCGCCAAGCGCGACGGCGCGTTCCGACCTTCGCTCTGGTCGCCCCTTCAGGGCGAGCGGGAGATGCGCGAAGCCGCCGAGGAGGCGCTTGTCTCCGTCGGCATGGGCGCAAAGCGACACGAGATCGCGAACAGCCTCAGCCGTGGCGACAAGCGGCGGCTGGAGCTGGCTATGGCGCTGGTGCAGAAGCCGAAGCTCCTGCTTCTGGACGAGCCGACCGCGGGAATGGCGCGGGCCGACACCAACGCCACCATCGATCTGCTGAAGGAGATCGCGCAGACCGGCGTGACCATGGTGGTGATAGAGCACGACATGCATGTCGTCTTCAGTCTCGCCGACCGCATCACCGTGCTGGCGCAGGGCGCGCCGATCGTCGAGGACCTGCCCGAGAACATCAAGGGCAACCCGAAGGTGCAGGAAGCCTATCTCGGCGGCGCGCACCTTTGA
- a CDS encoding branched-chain amino acid ABC transporter permease, translating into MFGLDRKDLQLLGLVALISLLAPFILNPFPDQSPLALFNAGYPDLMQRFAIYGIFAIGFNILFGLTGYLSFGHAAFLGLGSYSAVWMFKLLSMNILPGLVLAVLVSGLFALAIGFVSLRRSGIYFSILTLAFAQMSYNLAYSVLTPITNGETGLQLALNDPRVLDGPNTTGSLPTTNLFGLNMNATEVLQIGGWNFQFNVGYYFCAIVLLIAFYLALRIFRSPFGMMLRAVKTNQNRLNYTGVNTRPYTLAAFVISGMYAGLAGGLMACTDPLVGPERMQWTASGEVVLMTILGGAGTLLGPVLGAGVIKYFENIFSKINDNVLEGWFSFMPAELADGITWVLHFFVGKGWQLTLGMIFMLVVIFLPGGLMEGFNRIANYRRKGGDRASRRASTPAE; encoded by the coding sequence ATGTTCGGCCTCGACAGAAAAGACCTTCAGCTTCTCGGGCTGGTCGCGCTGATCTCGCTTTTGGCGCCCTTCATCCTGAATCCGTTCCCGGATCAGAGCCCGCTGGCGCTGTTCAACGCGGGTTACCCCGACCTGATGCAACGCTTCGCGATCTACGGGATCTTCGCGATCGGCTTCAACATTCTCTTTGGGTTGACCGGGTATCTCTCCTTTGGACACGCCGCCTTCCTTGGTCTCGGCTCCTATTCCGCGGTCTGGATGTTCAAGCTGTTGAGCATGAATATTCTGCCGGGGCTCGTTCTCGCGGTGCTCGTCTCCGGGCTCTTCGCGCTCGCCATCGGTTTCGTCTCGCTCCGCCGGTCGGGCATCTACTTCTCGATCCTGACGCTCGCCTTCGCGCAGATGAGCTACAATCTCGCCTATTCGGTGTTGACGCCGATCACCAATGGCGAGACCGGGCTTCAACTCGCGCTGAACGACCCGCGCGTGCTGGATGGGCCGAACACGACCGGCTCGCTCCCGACGACCAATCTCTTCGGGCTGAACATGAACGCGACCGAGGTGCTCCAGATCGGCGGTTGGAATTTTCAGTTCAACGTGGGTTACTATTTTTGCGCGATCGTCCTTTTGATCGCGTTCTACCTGGCCCTTCGGATCTTCCGCTCGCCGTTCGGGATGATGCTGCGTGCGGTCAAGACCAATCAGAACCGGCTGAACTACACCGGCGTCAACACCCGGCCCTATACGCTGGCCGCCTTCGTCATCTCCGGCATGTACGCCGGACTTGCGGGTGGGCTGATGGCCTGCACCGACCCGCTTGTCGGCCCCGAGCGGATGCAGTGGACAGCCTCGGGCGAGGTGGTGCTGATGACCATTCTCGGCGGCGCCGGCACGTTGCTGGGGCCGGTGCTGGGCGCCGGCGTGATCAAGTATTTCGAGAACATCTTCTCGAAAATCAACGACAACGTACTTGAGGGCTGGTTCAGCTTCATGCCGGCCGAACTGGCCGACGGGATCACCTGGGTTCTTCATTTCTTCGTGGGCAAGGGCTGGCAGCTGACGCTCGGCATGATCTTCATGCTGGTGGTGATCTTCTTGCCCGGCGGGCTGATGGAAGGCTTCAACCGGATCGCGAATTATCGGCGCAAGGGCGGTGATCGCGCGAGCCGGCGCGCCTCGACGCCGGCCGAGTAG
- a CDS encoding ABC transporter ATP-binding protein translates to MSPLDDGKQATWGNDVSNPVQAGAAPAYFSAQNVHAYYGESYIVQGVSFDVNEGEIVALLGRNGAGKTSTLRAIARVDAPQVQEGEIWLDGHPLHEMRAYQASGLGVGLVPEDRRIISGLTVEENLQLAQIAPPKGWPLDKIYELFPRLGERRKQEGVTLSGGEQQMLAIGRTLARDVKLLLLDEPYEGLAPVIVQEIERTLEHIKSLGMTTIIVEQNAIAALHLASRAIILDMGQVVFDGSSQEVLDNAELRQEYLAL, encoded by the coding sequence ATGAGCCCGCTGGACGATGGAAAACAGGCCACATGGGGGAATGACGTGAGCAATCCGGTCCAGGCAGGCGCGGCGCCGGCCTATTTCTCCGCCCAGAACGTCCACGCCTATTATGGCGAAAGCTATATCGTGCAGGGCGTCAGCTTCGACGTGAACGAGGGCGAGATCGTCGCGCTGCTCGGCCGGAACGGCGCCGGCAAGACCTCCACCCTGCGCGCAATCGCGCGGGTCGACGCGCCACAGGTCCAGGAGGGCGAGATCTGGCTCGACGGCCATCCGCTCCACGAGATGAGAGCCTATCAGGCCTCCGGGCTCGGCGTCGGGCTGGTGCCGGAGGACCGGCGCATCATCTCCGGCCTTACGGTCGAGGAGAATCTGCAACTGGCGCAGATCGCGCCGCCGAAAGGCTGGCCGCTGGATAAGATCTACGAACTGTTCCCGCGTCTTGGCGAGCGAAGGAAGCAGGAAGGCGTGACGCTTTCCGGCGGTGAGCAGCAGATGCTCGCCATCGGCCGGACGCTGGCGCGCGATGTGAAGCTTCTTCTTCTGGACGAGCCCTATGAAGGGCTCGCGCCGGTGATCGTGCAGGAGATCGAGCGAACGCTGGAGCACATCAAGTCGCTGGGCATGACGACGATCATCGTCGAACAGAATGCAATCGCCGCGTTGCATCTCGCGAGCCGGGCGATCATCCTCGACATGGGACAGGTGGTGTTCGACGGCTCTTCGCAGGAGGTGCTCGACAACGCCGAACTCAGACAGGAGTATCTGGCGCTCTGA
- the wrbA gene encoding NAD(P)H:quinone oxidoreductase, translating to MTKILVLYYSSYGHIETMANAVAEGAREVEGAKVTVKRVSELVPEEVAKKNGFKLDQTALVAEPKELADYDAVIFGTPTRFGAMAAQMKQFLDQTGGLWAAGKLIGKVGSVFTSSATQHGGQESTILNFHTTLLHHGMVIVGLPYSFEGQMTLEEITGGSPYGASTIAGGDGSRQPSALELDGARFQGRHVAGIARKLAG from the coding sequence ATGACGAAGATTCTGGTCCTCTACTACTCAAGCTACGGCCATATCGAGACGATGGCCAACGCCGTCGCCGAGGGCGCGCGCGAAGTCGAGGGCGCCAAAGTGACGGTGAAGCGCGTCTCCGAACTCGTCCCCGAAGAGGTGGCGAAAAAGAATGGCTTCAAGCTCGACCAGACGGCGCTGGTCGCAGAGCCGAAGGAATTGGCGGATTACGACGCGGTGATCTTCGGCACGCCGACACGTTTCGGCGCCATGGCGGCGCAGATGAAACAGTTTCTCGATCAGACCGGCGGACTCTGGGCCGCCGGCAAGCTGATCGGCAAGGTCGGTTCGGTCTTCACCTCTTCCGCGACGCAGCACGGCGGGCAGGAATCGACGATTCTCAACTTCCACACCACGCTTCTACATCACGGCATGGTCATCGTCGGCTTGCCCTATTCCTTCGAGGGGCAAATGACGCTGGAGGAGATCACCGGCGGCTCACCCTACGGCGCATCGACTATCGCCGGCGGCGACGGCTCACGCCAGCCGAGCGCGCTGGAGCTGGACGGCGCGCGCTTTCAGGGCCGGCATGTGGCCGGGATCGCACGGAAGCTGGCCGGCTGA
- a CDS encoding substrate-binding protein, protein MSQFNFSRRGLLKGGAALGAGLAMPTIFTSKARAAYLNEPTGDTVTLGFNVPQTGPYADEGLDELRAFQLAVEHLNGEGDGGMISTFSSQELKGEGILGKKVAYVSGDTQTKSDAARASAKSMIEKDGVLMISGGSSSGVAVAVQSLCQEAGIIFMAGLTHSNDTTGKDKKANGFRHFFNAYMSAAALAPVLKNNYGADRKVYHLTADYTWGWTQQESMQAATEAIGWETVNNVLTPLATTDFSSYIAPVLNSGADVLMLNHYGGNMVNSLTQSVQFGLRDKQVNGKNFEIVVPLYSELMAKGAGEAVKGVFGSSNWSWTLQDEGTKAFVKSFGTKYGFPPSQAAQTCYAQTLLYADAAARAGTFNPCGIAEALEGFEFDGLGNGPTLYRADDHQCFKDVMVVQGKQEPENEYDALEIVEVTPRAQVEYAPDHPMFAGGELGKCNSGA, encoded by the coding sequence ATGTCCCAGTTCAATTTCAGTCGTCGCGGCTTGCTGAAGGGGGGCGCCGCGCTCGGCGCCGGGCTCGCGATGCCGACGATCTTCACCAGCAAGGCGCGCGCCGCGTATCTTAACGAGCCGACCGGCGACACCGTCACGCTGGGTTTCAACGTGCCGCAGACCGGCCCCTACGCCGATGAGGGACTGGATGAGCTCCGCGCCTTCCAACTCGCCGTCGAACATCTCAATGGCGAGGGCGATGGCGGGATGATCTCGACATTCTCCTCGCAAGAGCTGAAGGGCGAGGGAATCCTCGGCAAGAAGGTCGCCTACGTGTCGGGCGACACCCAGACCAAGTCCGACGCCGCGCGCGCTTCCGCCAAATCGATGATCGAGAAGGACGGCGTGCTGATGATCTCCGGTGGTTCGTCCTCCGGTGTCGCGGTTGCGGTCCAGAGCCTCTGCCAGGAGGCTGGGATCATCTTCATGGCCGGGCTCACGCACTCCAACGACACCACCGGCAAGGACAAGAAGGCCAACGGCTTCCGGCACTTCTTCAACGCCTACATGTCCGCCGCCGCGCTGGCGCCGGTGCTGAAGAACAATTACGGCGCCGATCGCAAGGTCTATCACCTGACCGCGGATTACACCTGGGGCTGGACGCAGCAGGAATCGATGCAGGCCGCGACCGAGGCGATCGGCTGGGAGACGGTGAACAACGTGCTGACGCCGCTCGCCACCACGGACTTCTCCTCCTATATCGCGCCGGTTCTGAACTCGGGCGCCGATGTGCTGATGCTGAACCACTACGGCGGCAACATGGTGAACTCGCTGACGCAGTCGGTTCAGTTCGGCCTTCGCGACAAACAGGTCAACGGCAAGAACTTCGAGATCGTCGTGCCGCTTTACTCGGAGCTGATGGCGAAGGGCGCGGGCGAGGCGGTGAAAGGCGTGTTCGGCTCCAGCAACTGGTCCTGGACGCTTCAGGACGAGGGCACCAAGGCCTTCGTGAAGTCCTTCGGCACCAAATACGGCTTCCCGCCGTCGCAGGCCGCGCAGACCTGTTACGCGCAGACGCTGCTCTACGCCGATGCGGCGGCCCGGGCCGGCACGTTCAACCCCTGCGGCATCGCCGAGGCGCTGGAAGGATTCGAGTTCGACGGCCTCGGGAACGGGCCGACGCTCTATCGCGCCGACGACCACCAATGCTTCAAGGACGTGATGGTGGTGCAGGGCAAGCAGGAGCCCGAGAACGAGTACGACGCGCTTGAGATCGTCGAGGTCACGCCGCGTGCGCAGGTCGAATATGCGCCGGATCACCCGATGTTCGCCGGCGGCGAACTCGGCAAGTGCAACTCGGGCGCCTGA
- a CDS encoding branched-chain amino acid ABC transporter permease codes for MDAILIQILNGLDKGSAYALIALGLTLIFGTLGVVNFAHGALFMVGAFCAVTLQRLLNISSVSIDETKKDFLGNPLKVETPYVENWFGDTVGSAIIDWSVPLAILFAIPIMLLIGYVMERGLIRHFYKRPHADQILVTFGLAIVLQEIVKAMYGANPIPTPAPDAFVGSLDFGVLVGLDPDSVIYPYWRLIYFLFSAVVIAAVFSFLRFTTFGMVVRAGMADRETVGLLGIDIDKRFTLMFGVAAAVAGLAGVMYAPINSPNYHMGMDFLVLSFVVVVVGGMGSLPGAVIAGFMLGILESFASMNEVKSIIPGIDQIIIYLVAIIILLTRPRGLMGRKGVMEE; via the coding sequence ATGGACGCCATCCTGATTCAGATTCTGAACGGCCTCGATAAGGGCAGCGCCTATGCGTTGATCGCGCTCGGCCTGACGTTGATTTTCGGCACGCTCGGCGTCGTGAATTTCGCGCACGGGGCGCTTTTCATGGTCGGCGCCTTCTGCGCCGTCACGCTCCAACGCCTGCTTAACATCTCGAGCGTGTCCATCGACGAAACGAAGAAGGATTTTCTCGGCAATCCGCTGAAGGTCGAGACGCCCTATGTCGAGAACTGGTTCGGCGATACGGTCGGCTCCGCGATAATCGACTGGTCGGTTCCGTTAGCGATTCTCTTCGCGATTCCGATCATGCTGCTTATCGGCTACGTGATGGAGCGTGGCCTGATACGGCATTTCTACAAGCGCCCGCACGCGGACCAGATCCTGGTCACCTTCGGCCTCGCGATCGTGCTGCAGGAGATCGTCAAGGCGATGTACGGCGCCAACCCGATCCCGACGCCGGCGCCCGACGCGTTCGTCGGCTCGCTGGATTTTGGGGTGTTGGTCGGGCTTGATCCGGATTCGGTGATCTACCCCTATTGGCGGCTGATCTATTTTCTCTTCTCCGCCGTCGTCATCGCAGCCGTGTTCAGCTTTCTGCGCTTCACCACATTCGGCATGGTCGTACGCGCCGGGATGGCTGACCGGGAGACGGTGGGTCTGCTCGGCATCGACATCGACAAGCGCTTCACGCTGATGTTCGGCGTCGCCGCCGCCGTCGCCGGGCTCGCCGGCGTGATGTACGCGCCGATCAACTCGCCCAATTATCACATGGGTATGGACTTTCTGGTGCTGAGCTTCGTCGTCGTCGTCGTCGGGGGCATGGGCTCGCTGCCCGGCGCCGTGATCGCGGGGTTCATGCTCGGGATTCTGGAGAGCTTCGCTTCGATGAACGAGGTGAAGTCGATCATACCCGGCATCGACCAGATCATCATCTATCTCGTCGCGATCATAATCCTGCTCACGAGGCCGCGCGGCCTGATGGGCCGCAAGGGCGTGATGGAGGAATAG
- a CDS encoding shikimate dehydrogenase family protein, producing the protein MPDILLGLIGDNIAASRAPAFHELAGLLAGLDVRYERLVPHEIGVDFDRVLADCPARGYRGVNITYPYKERAAAKVRVDDPLIRRLGAVNTVIFDAEGPRGANTDHTGFVAAYLHIRGAAAPGPVCMIGAGGVGKAVGFGLLQLGLREIRVVERDLAKAEALADSLRSAEPGLAVVVTGDAVAGAAGASGLINCTPVGMVGYGGTPLPQAAMRGATWAFDAVYTPLETVFLKDAAAEGLAIIPGYELFFHQGVDAWALFTGRPLDKSALRAGLAKL; encoded by the coding sequence ATGCCCGATATCCTCCTTGGCCTGATCGGCGATAACATCGCGGCGTCGAGGGCGCCGGCGTTTCACGAACTCGCCGGACTGCTGGCCGGGTTGGATGTGCGCTATGAACGGCTGGTCCCACATGAGATAGGCGTCGATTTCGACCGCGTGTTGGCCGATTGTCCGGCCAGGGGCTATCGCGGCGTCAATATCACCTATCCCTACAAGGAGCGCGCGGCGGCGAAAGTCCGGGTCGACGATCCGCTGATCCGCCGTCTCGGCGCCGTCAACACGGTGATTTTCGATGCGGAGGGGCCGCGCGGCGCGAACACCGACCATACCGGCTTCGTCGCGGCCTATCTGCATATCCGCGGCGCCGCCGCGCCCGGGCCGGTCTGCATGATCGGAGCTGGCGGCGTCGGCAAGGCGGTCGGGTTCGGCCTTCTTCAGTTGGGGTTAAGGGAAATCCGCGTGGTTGAGCGCGACCTCGCGAAGGCCGAAGCGCTGGCGGACTCGCTTCGATCCGCCGAGCCCGGCCTCGCGGTCGTCGTGACCGGCGATGCGGTGGCGGGCGCGGCGGGCGCGTCAGGGCTGATCAATTGCACCCCGGTCGGCATGGTCGGGTATGGCGGAACCCCGCTTCCGCAGGCCGCCATGCGGGGCGCGACATGGGCTTTCGACGCGGTCTACACGCCGTTGGAGACCGTATTTCTGAAGGATGCGGCGGCCGAGGGGCTGGCGATCATCCCGGGGTATGAACTCTTTTTCCATCAGGGCGTCGACGCCTGGGCGCTATTCACCGGTCGCCCACTCGACAAGAGCGCGCTGCGCGCTGGTCTCGCCAAGCTCTAG
- a CDS encoding helix-turn-helix transcriptional regulator: MAAGHGLPAAQRRIAGLRIRERRRELGLKQNELAARVGVSAAYLNLIERNKRGIGGALLARIGRELHLTLDQLDGMAERRLREELNEVAAEPELADAASGGPPDEFIARFPGWARATALLHRRWRAAAAEAEAMADRLAHDPALGAAIHEMLTEITALRSTAEILTEGREVSAPQRRRFEQIIFEQSSRLAATGAGLAAYFDGAAEARRRPAPVRAAEEALERAPDPGDAIERLAAKTRARFADGDIEERLRRLTPRPPEIAPESGRAERLSALARAHAAQAHQHALFDLAQSLATAGEADTDEVLALVEAELAQRLADAILSHPDQFLALGARLGWEIGALTRALDGDAGLVMRRIACLGGKGAPRAAHVAVDASGRVLARRGAPDLLPRGRRLDCPVWPAHRAGAGAPLALPLRHPDGARILAVAVTRVGGMATDMLVLDSEAARQTAYAGALDGAAEGVGPDCRICAHRDCPSRREAAVVQT, encoded by the coding sequence ATGGCGGCAGGGCATGGACTTCCCGCAGCGCAGCGAAGGATCGCCGGACTGCGGATCAGGGAGCGGCGGCGCGAACTCGGGCTGAAGCAGAACGAACTTGCGGCCCGTGTCGGCGTCTCGGCGGCCTATCTGAACCTGATCGAGCGCAACAAGCGGGGAATCGGCGGCGCGCTGCTGGCGCGGATCGGGCGAGAGCTGCATCTGACGCTCGACCAGCTCGATGGCATGGCTGAGCGCCGGCTGCGCGAGGAACTGAACGAGGTGGCGGCCGAGCCGGAGCTCGCGGATGCCGCGTCCGGCGGTCCCCCGGACGAGTTCATCGCGCGGTTTCCGGGCTGGGCGCGGGCGACCGCGCTTCTCCATCGGCGCTGGCGCGCGGCGGCGGCTGAGGCGGAGGCGATGGCCGACCGACTGGCGCATGATCCGGCGCTCGGCGCGGCGATCCACGAGATGCTCACAGAGATCACCGCGCTCCGCTCGACCGCGGAGATCCTGACCGAGGGGCGTGAGGTGTCCGCTCCGCAGCGGCGCCGCTTCGAGCAGATCATCTTCGAGCAGTCATCGCGGCTCGCCGCCACCGGGGCTGGGCTCGCAGCCTATTTCGACGGCGCGGCCGAAGCCCGCCGCCGCCCCGCCCCCGTCCGCGCGGCCGAAGAGGCGCTGGAGCGCGCCCCCGACCCCGGCGACGCGATCGAACGGCTGGCGGCCAAAACGCGCGCCAGATTCGCCGACGGCGATATCGAGGAGCGTTTACGAAGGCTGACGCCCCGGCCGCCGGAGATCGCGCCCGAATCCGGGCGGGCGGAGCGACTGAGCGCGCTCGCCCGCGCCCATGCGGCGCAGGCGCACCAGCACGCGCTTTTCGACCTGGCGCAGTCGCTCGCCACCGCCGGCGAGGCGGATACGGACGAAGTGCTCGCGCTGGTCGAGGCGGAGCTGGCGCAGCGCCTCGCCGACGCGATCCTCTCGCATCCCGACCAGTTCCTCGCGCTCGGCGCCCGGCTCGGCTGGGAAATCGGCGCGCTCACCCGCGCGCTCGACGGCGATGCGGGGCTGGTGATGCGAAGAATCGCCTGTCTCGGCGGCAAGGGCGCGCCGCGCGCCGCGCACGTCGCCGTCGACGCCTCCGGCCGGGTGCTGGCGCGGCGCGGCGCACCCGATCTTCTGCCGCGCGGTCGGCGACTCGACTGCCCGGTCTGGCCGGCGCACCGTGCGGGCGCCGGCGCGCCCCTCGCCCTCCCGCTCCGCCATCCGGACGGCGCCCGAATCCTCGCCGTGGCGGTGACGCGGGTTGGCGGCATGGCCACTGACATGCTGGTTCTCGACTCCGAGGCGGCGCGACAGACCGCCTATGCCGGTGCGCTCGACGGGGCGGCGGAAGGGGTCGGCCCGGACTGCCGGATATGCGCGCATCGCGATTGTCCCTCGCGGCGGGAGGCGGCGGTGGTTCAGACCTGA
- the acs gene encoding acetate--CoA ligase, giving the protein MTDKTYEPAAETVARAHVNAAQYEEMYARSIKDPDGFWGDEARARLDWIKPFTKVRNATFAHPDVSIRWFEDGALNVCANCVDRHLATRADQTAILWESDDPAVDAKITYRQLHEKVCRMANVLKGQGVVKGDRVVLYLPMIPEAAYAMLACARIGAIHSVVFAGFSPDALANRINDSAAKLLITADEAPRGGRRTALKANADEALLHCSDKVKCLVVKHTGGQTTWVDGRDVDVKAEMAKVSADCPVEEMNAEDPLFILYTSGSTGRPKGVVHTTGGYLLHAAMTHQLVFDYHDGDVYWCTADVGWVTGHSYIVYGPLANGATTLMFEGVPTYPDASRFWRVCEKHKVNQFYTAPTAIRALMGQGEEFVEAADLSSLRLLGSVGEPINPEAWLWYNRVVGKERLPIVDTWWQTENGGILISALPGAIATKPGSATRPFFGVEPAVVDPQTGKEIETVEAEGVLCMKNAWPGMFRTVYGDHDRYVSTYFSDFKGYYFSGDGCRRDQDGYYWITGRVDDVINVSGHRMGTAEVESALVAHPKVAEAAVVGYPHDLKGQGIYAYVTLMAGDEPSDELRKELSDWVRKEIGPIAKPDLLQWAPGLPKTRSGKIMRRILRKIAENEHESLGDISTLADPSVVEDLIENRKNRD; this is encoded by the coding sequence ATGACCGACAAGACTTACGAACCCGCGGCCGAGACAGTCGCGCGGGCGCATGTGAACGCCGCGCAGTATGAAGAGATGTACGCGCGCTCCATCAAGGACCCTGACGGGTTCTGGGGCGACGAGGCGCGTGCGCGCCTCGACTGGATCAAGCCCTTCACCAAGGTGCGAAACGCGACCTTCGCGCATCCGGACGTCTCCATCCGCTGGTTCGAGGACGGCGCGCTCAATGTCTGCGCCAATTGCGTCGACCGGCATCTCGCGACCCGCGCCGACCAGACCGCGATCCTGTGGGAAAGCGACGATCCCGCGGTAGATGCGAAGATCACATATCGCCAGTTGCACGAGAAAGTCTGCCGCATGGCGAACGTCCTGAAGGGGCAGGGGGTCGTCAAGGGTGACCGGGTCGTTCTCTATCTGCCGATGATCCCCGAAGCGGCCTACGCGATGCTCGCCTGCGCGCGGATCGGCGCGATCCATTCCGTGGTTTTCGCCGGATTCAGCCCCGACGCGCTCGCCAACCGGATCAACGACAGCGCCGCCAAGCTGTTGATCACCGCCGACGAAGCCCCGCGCGGCGGCAGGCGCACGGCGCTGAAAGCGAACGCCGACGAGGCGCTGTTGCACTGTTCCGACAAGGTCAAATGCCTCGTCGTCAAGCACACCGGCGGGCAGACCACTTGGGTCGATGGCCGGGATGTCGATGTGAAGGCGGAAATGGCGAAGGTTTCCGCCGACTGCCCAGTCGAGGAGATGAACGCCGAAGATCCTCTCTTCATCCTTTACACCTCCGGTTCCACCGGGCGGCCGAAGGGCGTGGTGCACACGACGGGCGGCTATCTTCTTCACGCGGCGATGACTCACCAACTCGTCTTCGATTATCACGATGGCGACGTCTACTGGTGCACCGCCGATGTGGGTTGGGTCACGGGCCACAGCTATATCGTCTATGGGCCGCTCGCGAACGGCGCGACGACGCTGATGTTCGAGGGGGTTCCGACCTATCCCGACGCCAGCCGCTTCTGGCGGGTCTGCGAAAAGCACAAGGTGAACCAGTTCTACACCGCGCCAACAGCAATTCGCGCGCTGATGGGGCAGGGAGAGGAGTTCGTCGAGGCGGCGGACCTTTCCTCGCTCCGGCTTCTCGGCTCTGTCGGCGAACCGATCAACCCCGAAGCCTGGCTCTGGTATAATCGGGTCGTCGGCAAGGAGCGGTTGCCAATCGTGGACACCTGGTGGCAGACCGAGAACGGCGGCATCCTGATCAGCGCGCTGCCCGGCGCCATCGCCACCAAGCCCGGCTCCGCGACGCGGCCTTTCTTCGGCGTCGAGCCGGCGGTGGTCGATCCGCAAACCGGCAAGGAGATCGAGACCGTCGAAGCGGAAGGCGTCCTGTGCATGAAGAACGCATGGCCTGGCATGTTCCGCACTGTCTATGGCGATCATGACCGCTATGTCTCGACATATTTTTCCGACTTCAAGGGATACTATTTCTCTGGCGACGGCTGCCGGCGGGACCAGGACGGCTATTACTGGATCACCGGGCGCGTCGACGACGTGATCAACGTCTCCGGCCACCGGATGGGCACGGCCGAGGTCGAGAGCGCGCTGGTCGCCCATCCAAAGGTCGCGGAAGCCGCCGTTGTCGGCTATCCTCACGATCTGAAGGGGCAGGGCATTTACGCCTATGTCACGTTGATGGCCGGAGACGAGCCGTCGGATGAGCTTCGTAAGGAGCTGAGCGACTGGGTGCGCAAGGAGATCGGCCCGATCGCCAAGCCGGACCTGCTGCAATGGGCACCCGGTCTGCCGAAGACCCGCTCCGGCAAGATTATGCGGCGGATCCTGCGAAAGATTGCGGAGAACGAGCACGAATCCCTCGGCGATATTTCGACCCTCGCCGATCCGTCCGTGGTCGAGGATCTGATCGAGAACCGGAAGAACAGGGATTGA